One Phocaeicola dorei genomic region harbors:
- a CDS encoding PaaI family thioesterase, which produces MKKIINPWKGMKGYNCFGCAPNNDAGVKMEFYEDGNEVISIWKPQPQFQGWIDTLHGGIQAVLLDEICAWVVLRKLQTTGVTSKMETRYMKPVNTNDSYIVLKASIKERKRNIVFVEAAIYNNKEELCTKALCTYFTFPQEKAKEEMHFLSCEVEQDEIIPLI; this is translated from the coding sequence ATGAAAAAGATAATCAATCCCTGGAAGGGGATGAAAGGATATAATTGCTTTGGCTGTGCTCCTAATAATGACGCCGGAGTGAAGATGGAATTTTATGAAGACGGGAATGAGGTAATCAGTATCTGGAAACCTCAGCCACAGTTTCAGGGGTGGATTGATACGTTGCATGGAGGTATTCAGGCGGTGCTGTTGGATGAGATTTGTGCATGGGTAGTTTTGCGTAAACTACAGACTACCGGTGTTACGTCCAAAATGGAAACTCGTTATATGAAGCCTGTTAATACTAACGATTCGTATATTGTATTGAAAGCCTCCATAAAGGAGAGGAAGCGCAATATCGTATTTGTAGAAGCGGCTATTTATAATAATAAAGAGGAACTTTGCACCAAGGCTCTATGCACTTATTTCACTTTTCCGCAAGAGAAGGCGAAGGAAGAAATGCATTTTTTGAGCTGCGAGGTGGAGCAAGATGAGATAATACCTTTAATTTGA
- a CDS encoding transglycosylase SLT domain-containing protein gives MKNVWLLVLACICMTACRNRQQSAEVTNYDLPQIKDSGELVALTLNSSTSYFDYRGEPMGFQYELADQFTRSLGVKLKIKVAQNARDLVHKLLQGEGDLIAYNLPVTKEFKDSVEFCGEDIITHQVLVQRNTQKKKKALNNVTELIGKEVYVKPGKYLERLINLDKELGGGILIHEVNNDSITTEDLIMQVSNGEIDYAICDNDLAKLNKTYYPNLNIDLAVSFDQRASWAVRKTSPLLGEAATKWHQENITSPAYQASSKRYFEISKRTPHGSILSVKDGKISHFDTLFKKYAKEIDWDWRILASLAYTESNFDTTAVSWAGAKGLMQLMPRTARAMGVPPGKEQNPEESIKAAVKYIAATSRSFNAIKNENERMKFVLAAYNAGIGHVLDAMALAEKYGKNKYVWDNSVDDYILLKSNEEYFNDPVCKNGYFRGVETYNFVKEVMSRGEVYKKKIKD, from the coding sequence ATGAAAAATGTCTGGCTATTAGTCCTTGCCTGTATATGCATGACAGCGTGCCGCAACCGGCAACAATCTGCCGAAGTGACAAATTATGATTTGCCGCAAATAAAAGACAGCGGAGAATTAGTAGCCCTGACCTTGAACAGTTCTACCTCTTATTTCGACTATCGGGGCGAGCCTATGGGATTCCAGTATGAGCTGGCCGATCAGTTTACCCGCTCATTGGGCGTAAAGCTGAAAATAAAAGTAGCACAGAATGCCCGTGATCTGGTCCATAAACTATTACAAGGAGAAGGAGACCTGATAGCCTATAATCTACCTGTCACCAAAGAGTTTAAAGATAGTGTAGAATTTTGCGGGGAAGATATTATCACCCATCAGGTATTGGTACAACGCAATACTCAAAAAAAGAAGAAAGCACTGAATAATGTGACAGAATTAATAGGGAAAGAGGTCTATGTAAAACCAGGAAAGTATCTGGAACGTCTCATCAATCTGGATAAAGAACTGGGTGGCGGTATATTGATACACGAAGTCAATAATGACAGCATCACCACCGAGGATTTAATCATGCAGGTTTCCAATGGTGAGATAGATTATGCCATCTGTGATAACGACCTTGCCAAATTAAACAAGACTTATTACCCCAATCTGAATATTGACCTGGCTGTCAGTTTTGACCAACGTGCCTCATGGGCCGTACGTAAGACCTCACCGCTACTAGGTGAAGCTGCTACTAAATGGCATCAGGAAAATATAACTTCTCCTGCCTATCAGGCCAGTAGCAAGCGTTATTTTGAAATAAGCAAACGGACACCTCACGGTTCCATCTTGTCCGTCAAAGACGGAAAGATTTCACACTTCGACACTCTATTCAAGAAATATGCCAAAGAAATAGATTGGGACTGGCGTATTTTAGCTTCCCTAGCCTATACAGAATCTAATTTTGATACGACAGCCGTATCATGGGCAGGCGCGAAAGGATTAATGCAGCTCATGCCCCGGACGGCGCGTGCTATGGGAGTTCCTCCCGGTAAAGAACAGAATCCGGAAGAGAGTATAAAGGCCGCTGTGAAATATATCGCTGCCACTTCCCGTTCTTTCAACGCAATAAAAAATGAAAACGAACGGATGAAATTTGTCTTGGCGGCTTATAACGCCGGAATAGGACACGTACTGGATGCCATGGCACTGGCTGAAAAATATGGCAAGAATAAATATGTATGGGATAATAGCGTAGATGACTATATCCTGCTTAAAAGTAATGAAGAATATTTCAATGATCCGGTTTGTAAGAATGGATACTTCCGAGGGGTAGAGACTTACAATTTCGTTAAGGAAGTAATGAGCAGAGGGGAAGTGTATAAAAAGAAAATCAAAGACTGA
- the udk gene encoding uridine kinase: MIIIGIAGGTGSGKTTVVRKIIESLPLGSVAVIPQDSYYNDQSSIPLEIRKQTNFDHPDAFDWPLFEQQIAELRKGHPIEQPTYSYIICTRLPETVHVEPKEVIIVEGIMSLYDKELRDLMDLKIFVDAEPDERLLRVITRDMVERGHPLEMLIDKYRNILKPMHDEFIEPTKQYADIIIPNGGNNQKAIEILKLYIEKILGR, from the coding sequence ATGATAATTATTGGCATAGCCGGCGGAACCGGTTCAGGAAAGACCACTGTAGTTAGAAAAATCATAGAGAGCCTGCCCCTAGGTTCCGTTGCAGTCATTCCACAAGATTCATATTATAATGATCAGTCATCCATTCCCTTGGAAATACGTAAACAAACCAATTTCGACCATCCCGACGCTTTTGACTGGCCGCTCTTTGAACAACAGATAGCCGAATTACGTAAAGGACATCCCATTGAACAACCTACCTATTCTTATATAATATGTACACGCCTACCCGAAACCGTCCATGTAGAGCCTAAGGAAGTCATCATCGTAGAAGGTATCATGAGCCTCTATGATAAAGAGTTACGCGATCTGATGGATTTAAAAATTTTCGTGGATGCCGAACCCGATGAACGTTTGCTGCGTGTGATTACCCGCGACATGGTGGAACGCGGCCATCCCTTGGAAATGCTGATAGACAAATACCGGAACATTCTGAAACCGATGCATGACGAATTCATAGAGCCTACCAAACAATATGCCGACATTATTATCCCCAATGGAGGCAACAACCAAAAGGCCATTGAAATCCTTAAACTATATATTGAAAAGATTTTAGGAAGATGA
- a CDS encoding sensor histidine kinase: MKLKFLFFFLALLLTAVWTILLVLTLKERGALFYIGEGVITFSLVFLVYFYRKVVKPLDIIGNGMELLREQDFSSRLTPVGQKEADRIVLVFNRMMEQLKDERLRLREQNHFLDLLVSASPMGVVILTLDGHISMLNAAALRFLDYSSAEEVRGRLLCELASPLAEEIERIPKDTTETIRLSDSMIYRCSRLSFVDRGFSHPFILVESLTSEVVKAEKKAYEKVIRMIAHEVNNTTAGITSTLDTVDGALECMEDTEDLREVMKVCIERCYSMSRFITNFANVVKIPEPQLQSVDLNDRVAACKTFMETVCRNRKITLHLDLCKENPEVMMDTSLFEQVLVNIIKNAAESIGETGDIFIRTSVSPTMLEIADTGAGISKEVETKLFSPFFSTKPNGQGIGLIFIREVLIKHGCTFSLRTYPDKLTRFRIRF, encoded by the coding sequence ATGAAACTGAAATTCTTGTTCTTTTTTTTAGCATTACTGTTGACAGCAGTATGGACTATCCTGCTCGTTCTTACATTGAAGGAACGCGGTGCGTTGTTTTATATAGGAGAGGGAGTTATTACATTCAGTCTTGTGTTTCTGGTTTATTTCTATCGCAAAGTCGTGAAACCGCTTGATATCATCGGCAACGGTATGGAGCTTCTTCGTGAGCAGGATTTCAGCAGTAGGCTGACTCCTGTCGGACAAAAGGAAGCCGACCGCATTGTGTTGGTTTTCAACCGCATGATGGAGCAGTTGAAAGACGAGCGCCTTCGGTTGCGTGAGCAGAATCATTTTCTTGACCTGCTGGTCAGCGCTTCTCCCATGGGAGTTGTCATACTGACTTTGGACGGACATATTTCCATGCTAAATGCTGCAGCTCTTCGTTTTTTGGATTATTCTTCGGCAGAGGAAGTCAGAGGCCGATTGCTGTGCGAGTTGGCTTCCCCTTTGGCCGAAGAAATAGAACGTATTCCCAAAGATACTACTGAAACAATTCGTCTGAGCGACTCCATGATTTACCGCTGTTCCCGGCTTTCTTTTGTTGACAGAGGCTTCTCTCATCCGTTTATTCTGGTGGAAAGTCTGACTTCCGAGGTGGTGAAAGCAGAGAAAAAGGCATACGAAAAAGTGATCCGTATGATAGCACATGAGGTGAATAATACGACTGCGGGCATTACCTCTACTCTTGATACGGTGGATGGCGCTTTGGAATGTATGGAGGATACGGAAGACTTGCGCGAAGTGATGAAAGTCTGCATAGAGCGTTGCTACAGCATGAGCCGTTTTATCACAAATTTTGCCAATGTGGTGAAGATTCCCGAGCCTCAATTACAATCAGTGGACTTGAATGACCGCGTAGCCGCTTGCAAGACATTTATGGAAACGGTTTGCCGTAACCGTAAGATTACGCTGCATCTTGATTTATGTAAAGAGAATCCTGAAGTGATGATGGATACTTCTCTGTTTGAGCAAGTACTAGTCAACATTATCAAGAATGCGGCTGAAAGTATCGGGGAAACAGGAGATATCTTTATCCGTACTTCCGTATCACCTACGATGTTGGAAATTGCTGATACCGGTGCCGGTATCAGTAAAGAGGTGGAAACCAAACTGTTCAGTCCTTTCTTCTCCACCAAGCCTAACGGACAGGGTATCGGTCTTATTTTTATTCGTGAAGTTTTGATAAAACATGGGTGTACTTTCTCTCTTCGTACCTATCCGGATAAACTGACCCGTTTCCGTATCCGTTTCTGA
- the hisG gene encoding ATP phosphoribosyltransferase, protein MLRIAVQSKGRLFEETMALLQEADIKISASKRILLVQSSNFPIEVLFLRDDDIPQSVAGGVADLGIVGENEFVERKEDAEVIKRLGFSKCRLSLAIPKDVDYPGLSWFEGRKIATSYPGILKDFMERNGIHSDIHVITGSVEIAPGISLADAIFDIVSSGSTLVSNSLKEVEVVMKSEALLIGNKNMSEEKKEILNELLFRIEAVKAAEDKKYVLMNAPTERLEEIIEVLPGMKSPTVMPLAQEGWSSVHTVLDEKRFWEIIGKLKALGAEGILVLPIEKMIL, encoded by the coding sequence ATGCTTAGAATTGCAGTACAGTCAAAAGGCCGTTTGTTTGAAGAGACAATGGCATTATTACAAGAGGCGGATATTAAAATCTCCGCTTCTAAAAGAATTCTTTTAGTACAGTCATCTAATTTTCCTATCGAAGTTCTTTTTCTTCGCGATGATGATATTCCTCAGTCGGTGGCTGGTGGAGTGGCTGATTTAGGGATTGTAGGCGAGAATGAGTTTGTAGAGAGAAAAGAAGACGCTGAGGTGATTAAACGTTTGGGATTCAGCAAGTGCCGTTTGTCATTGGCTATACCTAAAGATGTGGACTATCCGGGTTTGTCTTGGTTTGAAGGACGCAAGATTGCGACTTCTTATCCCGGCATTTTGAAAGATTTCATGGAACGGAATGGTATTCATTCTGATATTCATGTCATTACCGGTTCGGTAGAGATTGCTCCGGGAATCAGTTTGGCAGATGCTATTTTTGATATTGTAAGTTCGGGATCGACTTTGGTAAGCAATAGCTTGAAGGAAGTGGAAGTGGTTATGAAAAGTGAGGCATTGCTGATAGGCAATAAGAATATGTCTGAGGAGAAGAAAGAGATTTTGAATGAACTCTTGTTCCGTATTGAAGCGGTGAAAGCTGCCGAAGACAAGAAATATGTCTTGATGAATGCTCCGACAGAGCGTTTGGAAGAAATTATCGAAGTGCTGCCGGGTATGAAGAGTCCTACTGTGATGCCATTGGCACAAGAAGGATGGAGTTCGGTACATACAGTGCTTGACGAGAAACGTTTTTGGGAGATCATCGGAAAACTGAAGGCATTGGGCGCGGAAGGTATTTTGGTATTGCCCATTGAGAAAATGATATTATAG
- a CDS encoding Dabb family protein, with protein sequence MVKHIVLFKLKETLSQEEKLKVMNDFKAAIEALPVKIGFIRHIFVGLNTNSAEKWDICLDSEFDTLADVNAYAVHPDHVAAAGLLKEVKADRACVDYEL encoded by the coding sequence ATGGTTAAGCACATTGTTTTATTTAAATTGAAAGAAACTCTTTCACAAGAAGAAAAATTGAAAGTGATGAATGATTTTAAAGCGGCTATTGAAGCTTTGCCGGTCAAGATAGGTTTTATCCGTCATATATTTGTGGGGCTGAATACCAATTCTGCTGAAAAATGGGATATTTGTTTGGATAGTGAATTCGATACGCTGGCAGATGTCAATGCCTATGCCGTTCATCCGGATCATGTAGCTGCTGCCGGCCTCTTGAAAGAGGTTAAGGCTGATCGTGCTTGTGTGGATTATGAATTATAA
- a CDS encoding sigma-54-dependent transcriptional regulator, with protein sequence MILIIDDDSAIRSSLSFMLKRAKYDVQAVPGPKEAIEIVRSVAPQLILMDMNFTLSTSGEEGLTLLKQVKVFRPDVPVILMTAWGSIQLAVQGMQAGAFDFITKPWNNVALMQRIETALELTSQDKKAEVPVEDNDGFDRSHIIGKSKALMDVLATIKRIARTNASVLITGESGTGKELIAEAVHLNSPRSKKPFVKVNLGGISHTLFESEMFGHKKGAFTDATADRVGRFELADKGTIFLDEIGDLDLSCQVKLLRVLQEQTFEVLGDSRPRKVDIRVVSATNADLRQMVQEHTFREDLFYRINLITVHLPALRERREDIPLLVRHFADKQCESNGLPKVEFTSEAMDYLSRLPYPGNIRELKNLVERTLLVSGKEILTADDFKSQYQHPIEQKVTTNLQGMTLEEIEKQTILQTLEKYNNNMSQVAVALGISRAALYRRLEKYNIQVND encoded by the coding sequence ATGATATTAATTATAGACGATGACAGTGCCATTCGTTCTTCTCTGAGCTTTATGCTGAAAAGGGCGAAATATGATGTGCAGGCCGTACCGGGTCCCAAAGAGGCTATTGAAATAGTCCGTTCGGTTGCGCCCCAGTTAATCTTGATGGATATGAACTTCACCCTGTCCACCAGTGGTGAAGAAGGATTGACTCTTTTGAAACAGGTCAAAGTGTTCCGGCCCGATGTTCCCGTTATATTGATGACAGCATGGGGAAGTATCCAGCTTGCCGTGCAAGGGATGCAGGCAGGTGCATTTGACTTTATTACCAAGCCTTGGAACAACGTGGCGTTGATGCAACGGATAGAAACGGCTTTGGAACTGACTTCACAAGATAAGAAAGCAGAGGTTCCGGTGGAAGATAATGACGGCTTTGACCGTAGCCATATCATTGGAAAGAGTAAAGCACTGATGGATGTGCTGGCCACGATCAAGCGGATAGCGCGTACCAACGCATCGGTCTTGATTACCGGTGAAAGTGGTACAGGCAAGGAGTTGATAGCCGAAGCGGTACATTTGAACAGTCCCCGTAGCAAGAAACCTTTTGTGAAAGTGAACTTGGGAGGAATTTCTCATACTTTGTTCGAGAGTGAAATGTTCGGTCATAAGAAAGGTGCGTTTACGGATGCCACAGCCGACAGGGTAGGACGTTTTGAACTGGCTGATAAAGGTACGATTTTTTTGGATGAGATTGGCGATTTGGATTTAAGCTGTCAGGTGAAACTGCTTCGCGTGTTACAAGAACAGACTTTTGAAGTCTTGGGCGACAGCCGTCCCCGTAAAGTCGATATCCGTGTGGTCAGTGCGACGAATGCCGATTTACGACAGATGGTGCAGGAACACACCTTCCGCGAGGATTTGTTCTATCGTATTAATTTAATTACGGTGCATCTTCCGGCATTACGCGAACGCCGTGAGGATATTCCCTTATTGGTCCGTCATTTTGCCGACAAACAATGTGAATCGAACGGTCTTCCCAAAGTGGAATTTACTTCTGAAGCGATGGATTATTTAAGCCGTTTGCCTTATCCGGGTAATATCCGTGAATTAAAGAATTTGGTGGAACGTACCTTGCTGGTCAGTGGAAAGGAAATATTGACTGCGGATGATTTTAAATCACAATACCAGCATCCTATAGAACAGAAGGTGACAACGAATCTGCAAGGCATGACCTTGGAGGAGATAGAAAAGCAGACTATTCTACAAACGCTTGAGAAGTATAACAATAATATGTCACAGGTTGCCGTAGCCTTAGGAATCAGCCGGGCTGCTCTTTATCGCCGTTTGGAGAAATACAATATACAAGTGAATGATTAG